From Bacteroidales bacterium, the proteins below share one genomic window:
- a CDS encoding leucine-rich repeat protein, producing MKKLILILAAVAISHITVLSQACLPEGISFSNQAQIDSFPINYPGCTQIDGSVYIQGNIITGNNIFNLNGLHALTSIGGNLSIFGTALTNMSDLSNLTTIGGNLEIGNLVDVGWFNLTSLTGLEGLTSIPGNLTITGAWGLISLTGLNNVSSIGGNLNLYSNNALSSLTGLESLTSIGGNLDIEGDYALTSLSALANVTSIGGDLRFEYDSALTSLTGMDNVTIIGGNLIIGDEYGGGNDSLSSLTGLDNVTSVGGGISIFRTPLTSLTGLDNVTSIGGGISICSTSLTSLTGLDNVISIPGGIRINNNISLISIAGFANLTSIGGNLNIDYNSALASIPGLVSLTSIGGLLTIANNSALGSIAGFANLTSIGGNLTLYGNNALSSITGLGNLTSIGGDFAIADNGALMSLTGLANVISIGEYLDIGNNDALTSLTGLEDLTSIGGYLAVSGNDALTSLTGLDNVTSIGDSVTIAYNGSLTSLAGLDNVTSIGGNLTIYGNNSLASLTGLEALTSIGGDLRIEGNVVLSSMNGLENIAAGSIAGLYINNNDSLTNCSIQSICDYLSSPNGVVQIFGNASGCNSPPEIASNCGMTMPCLPYGDYYFHTQADIDNFTNNYPGCTALEGNVMIEGNDITNLSGLTNVTSIGGILSIRKANELNNLSGLDNITSIGGSIEISSNYSLTSLSGLENLASTEGSFWLYHNIYLDNLTGLEGLTSIGGSLEISSNYALTSLTALENLTYISGSFGLYHNIALTSLTGLEGLTSIGGNLIIGELYQGDFALTSLAGLENLTTIGGGLYIYYNYVLTSLMGLAIDFHRGRP from the coding sequence ATGAAAAAACTTATTCTCATTCTCGCAGCAGTGGCTATCAGCCACATAACAGTATTATCCCAGGCCTGCCTGCCCGAAGGCATTTCATTTAGCAATCAAGCCCAGATAGACAGTTTCCCGATCAATTACCCGGGGTGCACTCAAATAGACGGCAGTGTTTATATTCAGGGAAATATAATTACCGGAAATAATATTTTTAATCTCAATGGATTGCATGCACTTACTTCGATAGGAGGGAATCTTAGCATATTTGGTACAGCTTTGACAAATATGTCAGATTTAAGTAATCTGACTACCATCGGCGGTAACCTTGAAATAGGTAATCTTGTTGATGTTGGATGGTTTAATCTAACCAGTTTAACCGGGCTGGAAGGGTTAACATCCATTCCTGGCAACTTGACTATCACTGGTGCCTGGGGTCTGATCAGTCTGACCGGGCTGAACAATGTATCTTCCATCGGGGGCAATCTTAATCTTTATAGCAACAATGCCTTGTCCAGCTTAACGGGTTTGGAAAGTTTGACCTCCATCGGGGGTAATCTTGATATTGAAGGCGATTATGCCCTGACGAGCCTGTCGGCATTGGCTAATGTGACTTCCATCGGGGGAGATCTTAGATTTGAATACGATTCTGCCTTGACCAGCCTGACGGGTATGGATAATGTGACTATCATCGGGGGAAATTTAATAATTGGGGACGAATATGGAGGTGGGAATGATTCCCTCTCCAGTCTCACAGGATTAGACAATGTAACTTCAGTTGGAGGAGGAATTAGTATTTTCAGGACTCCCCTGACTAGTCTTACAGGATTAGACAATGTAACTTCTATTGGAGGAGGAATTAGTATTTGCAGCACTTCCCTGACCAGTCTTACAGGATTGGACAATGTAATTTCCATCCCAGGAGGAATTAGGATTAACAATAACATTTCCCTGATCAGTATTGCTGGGTTTGCAAATTTGACTTCTATAGGGGGTAATCTCAATATTGATTACAACAGTGCCCTGGCCAGTATTCCGGGGTTGGTAAGTTTGACCTCTATCGGGGGCTTGCTTACTATCGCTAACAACTCAGCCCTGGGCAGTATTGCCGGGTTTGCAAATTTGACTTCCATCGGGGGCAATCTTACTCTTTATGGCAACAATGCCCTGTCCAGCATAACGGGTTTGGGAAATTTGACCTCCATCGGGGGTGATTTTGCTATTGCAGACAATGGCGCCCTGATGAGCCTGACAGGATTGGCTAATGTGATTTCCATCGGGGAATACCTCGATATTGGAAATAATGATGCCCTGACCAGTTTAACAGGCCTGGAAGATTTGACATCCATTGGGGGTTATCTTGCAGTCTCAGGCAATGACGCCCTGACGAGCCTGACAGGATTGGATAATGTGACTTCAATCGGGGATTCCGTTACTATTGCTTATAATGGCTCACTGACCAGCCTGGCGGGTTTGGATAATGTGACTTCCATTGGGGGTAACCTTACTATTTATGGCAATAATTCCCTGGCCAGCTTAACGGGTTTGGAAGCTTTGACCTCTATCGGGGGAGATCTTAGAATTGAAGGGAATGTTGTTTTGTCAAGCATGAATGGTCTTGAAAATATAGCTGCCGGCTCCATTGCCGGGTTGTATATCAATAACAATGATTCTTTAACTAATTGTAGCATACAAAGCATATGCGATTATTTATCCTCACCCAATGGTGTTGTTCAAATCTTTGGTAATGCATCCGGATGCAATAGCCCACCGGAAATCGCCAGTAATTGCGGAATGACCATGCCTTGCCTACCTTATGGGGACTATTATTTTCATACCCAGGCAGACATTGACAATTTTACCAACAATTACCCGGGTTGCACAGCATTGGAGGGGAATGTGATGATTGAAGGGAATGATATTACCAACTTATCCGGACTTACGAACGTGACTTCCATTGGAGGGATTCTATCTATTCGTAAAGCTAACGAACTTAACAACTTGAGTGGGCTCGATAATATAACATCCATCGGGGGAAGCATTGAGATTTCATCAAACTATTCCTTAACCAGCCTGTCAGGATTGGAGAATCTGGCATCCACCGAGGGATCATTTTGGCTTTATCATAACATTTACCTGGACAATCTTACTGGATTGGAGGGATTGACTTCTATCGGAGGAAGCCTTGAGATTTCATCCAACTATGCACTAACCAGCCTGACAGCATTGGAGAATCTGACATACATCAGCGGATCTTTCGGGCTTTATCATAACATTGCCCTGACCAGTCTTACTGGATTGGAGGGATTGACTTCCATCGGGGGGAATTTAATAATTGGCGAATTATACCAGGGAGATTTTGCCTTGACCAGCCTGGCGGGATTGGAGAACCTGACTACTATCGGGGGAGGCCTTTATATTTATTATAACTATGTTCTGACCAGCCTGATGGGTTTGGCGATTGACTTCCATCGGGGGAGACCTTGA
- a CDS encoding T9SS type A sorting domain-containing protein, translated as MKKNLLFAICLLVMTALQAQIIHVPADYPTIQQGINAASPGDTILVAEGTYDEQINFKGKKPLMVSSLFLMDGNMSHIDNTIIDKSTFTNLDSASLVYFVSGEDTTSVLCGFTIRHGRGTVYAAQSNTYRGGGGVFISSSGAKIIHNHITENNLNNTLHVATNFADGAGIGCEWNAYNSWVVVSDNIIDHNSCTSNSVGATGAGISMFYNSRIIRNTISDNTLNGNADSYSYGSGLYCEPPASLFTFFAIVENNIINNNLSKAQINQAHSSGVCLASVTGIFSHNIVENNEVSTGTSSEGGAAVLLWAPKEGSVVRNNIFRQNISNDIGTLSIEAPSGNPNQAMVLVENNYFFNNKARRGGAAELNGAPVVLQNNVFSGNHATAFGGAVYGAYGLTGNTEHLITFINCSFFGNKANNRGGAYYVDYHSVHTLIINSVFWGDTAVQGDEIYIDVSEDSLEIANSIFIPAQVVGGHFLDGGGNINSDPLFIDLDSLNVPSWSPVIEAGIASFTCVCGETHSCPQYDILGAPRPWGSSYIDMGAYEYTDYTGIDNFGFRIEDFGLKIYPNPFKSSTTLLYNLEEASQVQLQVFDGCGRLVAEPVSSFQKEGEQRVDWDARNLPAGIYNCRLQVCAQTYTNKIIIIQ; from the coding sequence GGAAAAAGCCTTTGATGGTTTCCAGCCTGTTTCTAATGGATGGCAATATGAGCCATATTGACAACACCATCATTGATAAAAGCACGTTTACTAATTTGGACAGTGCTTCCCTGGTGTATTTTGTTTCAGGAGAAGATACAACGTCGGTGCTTTGTGGTTTCACCATCCGGCATGGCAGAGGTACTGTATATGCAGCTCAATCCAATACATACAGAGGAGGAGGAGGTGTATTTATATCATCCTCGGGCGCAAAGATCATTCATAACCATATTACGGAGAACAACCTGAACAATACACTGCATGTAGCTACCAATTTTGCTGATGGTGCAGGAATTGGTTGCGAATGGAATGCATATAACAGTTGGGTTGTTGTAAGCGACAATATAATTGATCATAATTCATGTACATCGAACAGTGTTGGAGCAACCGGAGCAGGAATCAGCATGTTTTATAACTCAAGGATAATCAGGAATACAATTTCTGACAATACACTCAATGGCAATGCAGATTCATATTCCTATGGTAGCGGATTATACTGCGAGCCACCAGCATCTCTTTTTACTTTCTTCGCTATAGTTGAGAATAACATAATAAATAATAATCTTTCAAAAGCGCAAATTAATCAGGCCCATTCCTCTGGTGTGTGTTTGGCATCAGTTACAGGAATTTTTTCACATAATATAGTTGAAAATAATGAAGTCAGCACAGGTACAAGTTCTGAAGGCGGTGCTGCGGTATTATTGTGGGCACCAAAGGAGGGTTCTGTTGTCCGGAATAACATATTCAGGCAAAATATCAGCAATGATATTGGGACATTGAGTATTGAAGCCCCTTCTGGCAATCCGAATCAGGCAATGGTTTTGGTCGAAAATAATTATTTCTTCAATAATAAAGCCAGAAGAGGTGGTGCCGCAGAGTTAAATGGTGCACCAGTTGTATTGCAAAACAATGTCTTCAGTGGGAATCATGCTACCGCTTTTGGTGGCGCTGTGTATGGAGCATATGGGTTGACAGGGAACACAGAACATCTGATTACCTTTATTAATTGTAGTTTCTTCGGGAACAAAGCTAATAACCGTGGAGGAGCATATTATGTTGATTATCATTCAGTTCATACTTTGATCATTAATTCAGTGTTTTGGGGTGATACAGCTGTACAGGGCGATGAAATTTATATTGACGTATCAGAAGACTCTCTTGAAATAGCAAATTCTATTTTTATACCAGCTCAGGTAGTTGGTGGACACTTTCTCGATGGTGGAGGGAATATTAATTCGGACCCGCTTTTTATTGACCTGGATTCTTTAAATGTACCTTCCTGGAGTCCTGTAATCGAGGCCGGCATTGCATCATTCACCTGTGTTTGCGGCGAAACACATTCCTGCCCGCAATATGATATCCTGGGAGCGCCAAGACCATGGGGTTCAAGCTATATTGATATGGGCGCATATGAATATACTGATTATACAGGGATCGATAATTTCGGATTTCGGATTGAAGATTTCGGATTGAAGATTTACCCTAATCCGTTTAAGAGTTCAACAACCTTGCTCTACAACCTGGAAGAAGCATCACAGGTTCAGCTTCAGGTTTTCGATGGGTGTGGACGACTGGTGGCAGAACCAGTAAGTTCCTTTCAGAAGGAAGGAGAACAGCGGGTTGATTGGGATGCAAGAAATCTGCCGGCAGGGATTTACAATTGCAGGTTGCAGGTATGCGCTCAAACCTACACCAACAAAATTATTATAATTCAATAG